Proteins encoded together in one Carya illinoinensis cultivar Pawnee chromosome 3, C.illinoinensisPawnee_v1, whole genome shotgun sequence window:
- the LOC122305436 gene encoding eukaryotic translation initiation factor 1A-like produces the protein MPKNKGKGGKNRKRGKNEADDEKRELVFKEDGQEYAQVLRMLGNGRCEAMCIDGTKRLCHIRGKMHKKVWIAAGDIILVGLRDYQDDKADVILKYMPDEARLLKAYGELPENTRLNEGIIDDEEDGGGDDYIEFEDEDIDKI, from the coding sequence ATGCCGAAGAACAAGGGAAAGGGAGGAAAGAACAGGAAGAGGGGAAAGAATGAAGCAGATGATGAAAAGCGTGAGCTTGTGTTCAAGGAAGACGGGCAGGAGTATGCCCAAGTGCTTCGCATGCTGGGCAATGGACGTTGTGAGGCAATGTGCATTGATGGCACCAAACGGCTCTGCCATATCCGAGGGAAGATGCATAAGAAGGTCTGGATTGCAGCTGGTGATATCATCCTTGTTGGTCTTCGTGACTACCAGGATGACAAGGCTGATGTGATCCTCAAGTACATGCCTGACGAGGCTAGGCTCCTGAAGGCATATGGTGAGCTTCCTGAGAACACTCGTCTCAATGAAGGCATCATTGATGATGAGGAGGATGGTGGTGGTGATGATTATATtgagtttgaggatgaagatATTGATAAGATATAG
- the LOC122305435 gene encoding protein IQ-DOMAIN 33 isoform X1 → MGVTGELVRSVFSRNRSVGTHESSVRSNVMERKRWSSVRAYLCGDEFNSVLADEDSVSVKSSEATVTQPILEDLTDKVDIQSEETNEDVPEEKQDFKSKLIFREENAATLIQSAFRDFLARRETEGIKLKDGKEELVVGKQSPSRASLGTSIEVQTGNSVEVFPTQEERVALHHRIQQKARTQSLKLKGDWDDSTVSSNISKLRIQNRLEATTRRERALAYAFSQQLRVCSKRKQNKANDTEPNMGWSWLERWMATRLPESSSFEDQISMQLEPIDSNQRFMLGKRIFDVAGEEKESCGSNEVSVQFESFKATVPKERDRLKHTKNRLKATRNVSGRKIVQSIQCAKQSAKVNQRNGSKETENENKQNQPGQQKDIKCKNVSS, encoded by the exons ATGGGGGTCACTGGGGAATTGGTACGGAGTGTCTTCTCTAGAAACCGGTCTGTTGGGACTCATGAGAGCAGT GTAAGGAGCAATGTGATGGAAAGGAAAAGATGGAGCTCTGTTAGAGCATACCTATGTGGGGATGAATTCAATTCAGTTCTTGCAGATGAGGATTCTGTTTCAGTTAAAAGCTCCGAAGCCACTGTTACACAGCCCATACTAGAGGACTTGACAGACAAAGTAGATATCCAAAGCGAAGAAACCAATGAAGATGTACCTGAGGAAAAGCAGGATTTTAAGTCTAAATTAATATTCCGTGAAGAAAACGCTGCAACCCTCATCCAGTCAGCATTTAGAGACTTTCTG GCTAGGCGTGAAACTGAAGGAATAAAATTGAAGGATGGTAAAGAGGAGCTTGTTGTAGGAAAGCAAAGTCCAAGTAGGGCATCTCTGGGCACATCAATTGAAGTTCAAACAGGAAATTCTGTGGAAGTTTTCCCAACGCAAGAAGAAAGAGTGGCTCTTCACCACCGAATCCAACAGAAAGCCCGAACTCAATCTCTAAAGCTAAAG GGAGACTGGGATGATAGTACAGTGAGTAGCAACATATCAAAACTGAGGATTCAAAACAGACTAGAAGCGACAACAAGGCGAGAGAGAGCACTAGCTTATGCTTTCTCACAACAG CTGCGGGTCTGTTCgaagagaaaacaaaacaaagccaATGACACAGAACCAAACATGGGTTGGAGCTGGTTAGAACGGTGGATGGCAACCCGCCTTCCGGAAAGCTCCTCGTTCGAAGACCAGATAAGCATGCAACTCGAGCCAATTGACAGCAATCAAAGATTCATGCTTGGGAAAAGAATTTTCGATGtagcaggagaagaaaaagaaagctgTGGATCAAATGAGGTGTCTGTCCAATTTGAAAGCTTTAAAGCAACTGTACCAAAAGAGAGAGACAGGTTGAAGCACACCAAAAACAGGCTCAAGGCCACCAGAAACGTGTCTGGGCGAAAAATTGTGCAGAGCATTCAATGCGCAAAACAGTCTGCCAAG GTTAATCAGAGAAATGGTTCAAAAGAGACCGAAAACGAGAACAAGCAAAACCAACCAGGGCAgcaaaaagatataaaatgcaAAAACGTTTCGTCTTAA
- the LOC122305435 gene encoding protein IQ-DOMAIN 33 isoform X2, whose amino-acid sequence MFFWFDKVRSNVMERKRWSSVRAYLCGDEFNSVLADEDSVSVKSSEATVTQPILEDLTDKVDIQSEETNEDVPEEKQDFKSKLIFREENAATLIQSAFRDFLARRETEGIKLKDGKEELVVGKQSPSRASLGTSIEVQTGNSVEVFPTQEERVALHHRIQQKARTQSLKLKGDWDDSTVSSNISKLRIQNRLEATTRRERALAYAFSQQLRVCSKRKQNKANDTEPNMGWSWLERWMATRLPESSSFEDQISMQLEPIDSNQRFMLGKRIFDVAGEEKESCGSNEVSVQFESFKATVPKERDRLKHTKNRLKATRNVSGRKIVQSIQCAKQSAKVNQRNGSKETENENKQNQPGQQKDIKCKNVSS is encoded by the exons ATGTTTTTCTGGTTCGACAAG GTAAGGAGCAATGTGATGGAAAGGAAAAGATGGAGCTCTGTTAGAGCATACCTATGTGGGGATGAATTCAATTCAGTTCTTGCAGATGAGGATTCTGTTTCAGTTAAAAGCTCCGAAGCCACTGTTACACAGCCCATACTAGAGGACTTGACAGACAAAGTAGATATCCAAAGCGAAGAAACCAATGAAGATGTACCTGAGGAAAAGCAGGATTTTAAGTCTAAATTAATATTCCGTGAAGAAAACGCTGCAACCCTCATCCAGTCAGCATTTAGAGACTTTCTG GCTAGGCGTGAAACTGAAGGAATAAAATTGAAGGATGGTAAAGAGGAGCTTGTTGTAGGAAAGCAAAGTCCAAGTAGGGCATCTCTGGGCACATCAATTGAAGTTCAAACAGGAAATTCTGTGGAAGTTTTCCCAACGCAAGAAGAAAGAGTGGCTCTTCACCACCGAATCCAACAGAAAGCCCGAACTCAATCTCTAAAGCTAAAG GGAGACTGGGATGATAGTACAGTGAGTAGCAACATATCAAAACTGAGGATTCAAAACAGACTAGAAGCGACAACAAGGCGAGAGAGAGCACTAGCTTATGCTTTCTCACAACAG CTGCGGGTCTGTTCgaagagaaaacaaaacaaagccaATGACACAGAACCAAACATGGGTTGGAGCTGGTTAGAACGGTGGATGGCAACCCGCCTTCCGGAAAGCTCCTCGTTCGAAGACCAGATAAGCATGCAACTCGAGCCAATTGACAGCAATCAAAGATTCATGCTTGGGAAAAGAATTTTCGATGtagcaggagaagaaaaagaaagctgTGGATCAAATGAGGTGTCTGTCCAATTTGAAAGCTTTAAAGCAACTGTACCAAAAGAGAGAGACAGGTTGAAGCACACCAAAAACAGGCTCAAGGCCACCAGAAACGTGTCTGGGCGAAAAATTGTGCAGAGCATTCAATGCGCAAAACAGTCTGCCAAG GTTAATCAGAGAAATGGTTCAAAAGAGACCGAAAACGAGAACAAGCAAAACCAACCAGGGCAgcaaaaagatataaaatgcaAAAACGTTTCGTCTTAA